A genomic region of Rhodanobacter sp. contains the following coding sequences:
- the glk gene encoding glucokinase: MSHGNTATLLADLGGTNVRFALAGESADAPLRMDSIRRYRVKDFGSLAEAALQYFADTGGNASRAVIAAAGRIAGGETVKVTNNPWAISAQALQAKLDMDGVRLVNDFAAQSMAVPLLGDGSLATVGTVGAAKLDSTQPQTFVVMGPGTGLGVAGLLWRDGQWVVLETEGGHAGFAAHTAEDVEILHRLNARFGRVSNERMICGNGLVNLYLALADIAGQPAEDYTPEDITSHAESGSDPLCVRTLETLAGIFGSVAGDLVLSLGGWEGVYLTGGVLPFLLPWLHRGGFRERFEAKGRFRETMERVPTSAITHPEPGLLGAAAIALRAAGLPLHPHR; the protein is encoded by the coding sequence ATGTCCCACGGAAACACCGCCACCCTGCTGGCCGATCTGGGTGGAACCAACGTGCGCTTTGCGCTGGCCGGCGAGAGCGCCGACGCGCCGCTGCGCATGGACAGCATCCGGCGCTACCGGGTGAAGGACTTCGGCTCGCTGGCCGAGGCCGCCCTGCAGTACTTCGCTGATACCGGCGGCAACGCCTCGCGCGCGGTGATCGCGGCGGCCGGCCGCATCGCCGGCGGCGAGACGGTGAAGGTCACCAACAATCCCTGGGCGATTTCCGCGCAGGCCCTGCAGGCCAAGCTCGACATGGACGGCGTGCGCCTGGTGAACGATTTCGCCGCGCAGAGCATGGCCGTGCCGCTGCTGGGGGACGGCTCGCTGGCGACGGTGGGCACGGTCGGCGCCGCCAAGCTGGACAGCACCCAGCCGCAGACCTTCGTGGTGATGGGGCCAGGCACCGGCCTGGGCGTCGCCGGTCTGCTGTGGCGCGATGGCCAGTGGGTGGTGCTGGAGACCGAAGGCGGCCACGCCGGCTTCGCCGCGCACACCGCCGAGGACGTGGAGATCCTGCACCGGCTGAACGCGCGCTTCGGCCGCGTCTCCAACGAGCGGATGATCTGCGGCAACGGCCTGGTCAACCTCTACCTCGCACTGGCCGATATCGCCGGCCAGCCCGCCGAGGATTACACCCCCGAGGACATCACCTCGCACGCCGAATCCGGCAGCGACCCGCTGTGCGTGCGCACGCTGGAGACCCTGGCCGGCATCTTCGGCAGCGTGGCCGGCGACCTGGTGCTGAGCCTGGGCGGCTGGGAGGGCGTCTACCTCACCGGCGGCGTGCTGCCCTTCCTGCTGCCGTGGCTGCACCGCGGCGGTTTCCGCGAACGCTTCGAGGCCAAGGGCCGTTTCCGCGAAACGATGGAACGCGTGCCCACCTCGGCGATCACCCATCCCGAACCCGGCCTGCTCGGCGCGGCGGCGATCGCGCTGCGCGCCGCCGGGTTGCCGCTGCACCCGCACCGCTGA
- a CDS encoding glutaminyl-peptide cyclotransferase, whose translation MIGAMKIPAAIAALAIALAAPLHAQSPIPVYGYRVVHSYPHDTNAYTEGLLYLDGDLYESTGQVGSSSVRKVDLRTGKVLQSTPTPWPDYGEGIAVWKDKLIQLSWQNHEGFVYDLATLKPQMRFPYPGEGWALTSDGQRLYMSDGTPTLRILDPDTLKQVGQIDVTADGKPLANLNELEWVKGQIYANVWLTTRIARINPANGKVVGWIDLAGLVPPADTLADPVNDVLNGIAYDAKHDRLFVTGKCWPKLYEIKLVAPKPAH comes from the coding sequence ATGATCGGTGCCATGAAAATCCCCGCAGCCATCGCCGCGCTCGCCATCGCCCTTGCCGCTCCGTTGCACGCGCAAAGCCCCATTCCCGTCTACGGCTATCGCGTGGTGCACAGCTACCCGCACGACACCAACGCCTACACCGAGGGCCTGCTTTACCTCGACGGCGATCTCTACGAGAGCACCGGCCAGGTAGGCAGCTCGTCCGTGCGCAAGGTGGACCTGCGCACCGGCAAGGTGCTGCAGTCCACGCCCACGCCCTGGCCGGACTACGGCGAAGGCATCGCGGTGTGGAAGGACAAGCTGATCCAGCTCAGTTGGCAGAATCACGAAGGTTTCGTCTACGACCTCGCCACGCTCAAACCGCAGATGCGCTTCCCCTATCCGGGCGAAGGCTGGGCGCTGACCAGCGACGGCCAGCGGCTGTACATGAGCGACGGCACCCCGACCCTCCGCATCCTCGACCCGGACACGCTCAAGCAGGTCGGCCAGATCGACGTGACCGCCGACGGCAAGCCGCTCGCCAACCTCAACGAGCTGGAATGGGTGAAGGGCCAGATCTACGCCAACGTGTGGCTCACCACGCGCATCGCGCGCATCAACCCGGCCAACGGCAAGGTGGTCGGCTGGATCGACCTCGCCGGCCTCGTGCCGCCCGCCGATACGCTGGCCGATCCCGTCAACGACGTGCTCAACGGCATCGCCTACGACGCCAAGCACGACCGCCTGTTCGTCACCGGCAAGTGCTGGCCGAAGCTGTACGAGATCAAACTGGTGGCGCCGAAGCCAGCGCATTGA
- the hemB gene encoding porphobilinogen synthase, protein MNFPAIRPRRMRRDAFSRALMREHALLPSDLIMVAFVVEGEAKREPVPSMPGVDRLSIDELLKLAGECVRLGIPALALFPSPGQDVKSEDAREAWNPGNLMHRAARALKAQYPELGLIGDVALDPYTTHGQDGLIDEHGYVMNEPTVEALVKMALAQAEAGIDVVAPSDMMDGRVGAIREALEEASHIHTRILAYSAKYASSFYGPFRDAVGSSANLGKGNKHTYQMDVANSDEALREVELDIAEGADMVMVKPGLPYLDVLRRVKDAFGMPTFVYQVSGEYAMLKAAAQNGWLDEKAVVLETLVAFKRAGADGILTYFAVDAARWLRGE, encoded by the coding sequence ATGAACTTTCCCGCCATCCGTCCCCGCCGCATGCGCCGCGATGCCTTTTCCCGCGCGCTGATGCGCGAGCACGCCCTGCTGCCCAGCGACCTCATCATGGTGGCGTTCGTGGTCGAGGGCGAGGCGAAGCGCGAGCCGGTGCCGTCGATGCCCGGCGTGGATCGACTTTCGATCGACGAATTGCTGAAGCTGGCCGGCGAATGCGTGCGGCTGGGCATCCCCGCGTTGGCGCTGTTTCCCTCGCCGGGCCAGGACGTGAAGAGCGAGGACGCGCGCGAAGCATGGAACCCCGGCAACCTCATGCACCGCGCCGCGCGTGCGCTGAAGGCGCAGTACCCCGAGCTTGGTCTGATCGGCGACGTGGCGCTCGACCCTTACACCACGCACGGCCAGGACGGCCTGATCGACGAACACGGCTACGTGATGAACGAGCCCACCGTCGAGGCGCTGGTGAAGATGGCGCTGGCCCAGGCCGAGGCCGGCATCGACGTGGTGGCGCCCTCGGACATGATGGACGGCCGCGTCGGCGCGATCCGCGAGGCGCTGGAGGAGGCCAGCCACATCCACACGCGCATCCTCGCCTACTCGGCGAAGTACGCGTCGAGCTTCTACGGCCCGTTTCGCGATGCGGTGGGCTCGTCCGCCAATCTCGGCAAGGGCAACAAGCACACCTACCAGATGGATGTCGCCAACAGCGACGAGGCATTGCGCGAAGTCGAGCTGGACATCGCCGAGGGCGCCGACATGGTGATGGTGAAGCCGGGCCTGCCCTACCTCGACGTGCTGCGCCGGGTGAAGGACGCCTTCGGCATGCCCACCTTCGTCTACCAGGTGAGCGGCGAGTACGCCATGCTCAAGGCCGCCGCGCAGAACGGCTGGCTGGACGAGAAGGCCGTGGTGCTGGAGACGCTCGTCGCGTTCAAGCGTGCTGGCGCCGACGGCATCCTCACCTACTTCGCGGTGGATGCGGCGCGCTGGCTGCGCGGGGAATAG
- a CDS encoding alpha/beta hydrolase, which yields MKAWFVFFTLLFACAGVHAAESTWQPSAGHVQMPLWPGTPPDMQAMPGPETVKTSTTLLAGKTVTAVSNVSRPTLTVYAPQGKNTGAAVVVIPGGGFEILAIDLEGTEICDWLTARGITCVLLKYRVPGAPYDWHSNSRPHNYQVPTMALEDVQRTMGLVRFHAKDWHIDPRKVGVVGFSAGGYLVAEISTHFDKRLYKPLDAADRESIRPDFAMAIYPGHLALDDGTLNPNVPVTRATPPTFIVQAEDDDVDGVQQALVYFTALKKAGVLTEMHVYAQGGHAFGVRRTDKPITHWTDLADAWMRTIGVLPH from the coding sequence ATGAAAGCGTGGTTCGTGTTTTTCACTCTGCTGTTCGCATGCGCGGGCGTGCATGCGGCTGAATCGACATGGCAACCTTCCGCCGGCCACGTGCAGATGCCGCTTTGGCCGGGCACGCCGCCCGACATGCAGGCCATGCCAGGGCCGGAGACCGTGAAGACCAGCACCACGTTGCTCGCCGGCAAGACAGTGACGGCGGTGAGCAACGTGTCGCGGCCCACCCTGACGGTCTACGCGCCGCAAGGCAAGAACACGGGCGCCGCCGTGGTGGTGATCCCCGGCGGCGGTTTCGAGATCCTGGCGATCGACCTCGAAGGCACCGAGATCTGCGACTGGCTGACCGCGCGCGGCATCACCTGCGTGCTGCTCAAGTATCGGGTGCCCGGCGCGCCCTACGATTGGCACAGCAACAGTCGGCCCCACAATTATCAGGTGCCGACGATGGCGCTGGAGGACGTGCAGCGCACGATGGGCCTGGTGCGCTTCCACGCGAAAGACTGGCATATCGATCCGCGCAAGGTCGGCGTGGTCGGTTTCTCCGCCGGCGGTTACCTCGTGGCGGAAATCAGCACGCACTTCGACAAGCGCCTGTACAAGCCGCTGGACGCCGCCGACAGGGAAAGCATACGCCCGGACTTCGCCATGGCGATCTATCCGGGGCACCTCGCGCTTGACGATGGCACGTTGAATCCCAACGTGCCGGTGACCCGTGCCACGCCGCCCACCTTCATCGTGCAGGCCGAGGACGACGACGTCGACGGCGTGCAGCAGGCGCTGGTCTATTTCACCGCGTTGAAGAAAGCCGGCGTGCTGACGGAGATGCACGTGTACGCGCAGGGCGGCCACGCCTTCGGCGTGCGTCGCACGGACAAGCCGATCACCCACTGGACCGATCTGGCGGACGCGTGGATGCGCACGATAGGGGTGTTGCCGCACTGA